One part of the Corynebacterium aurimucosum ATCC 700975 genome encodes these proteins:
- the phoU gene encoding phosphate signaling complex protein PhoU: protein MRAAYREQLDNFSHDLIIMSTTVHKLMALASQALIKASLQPAEEAVSLRDELDEVRSRCEDRAVSLLALENPMAKDLRQVISSIYIVEDFYRMGRLSQHIATSARRRHPEPVVPADIMGYFEEYARLVLDMSAGLKDILITRDPELALRLTEDDDAVDDINQHLMRMLTQREWKGTVRQAVETSQLSRYYERFADHCAAAAGRIIYLATGLDPDRYMRKRDQEQREAELEARMAELERQFHN, encoded by the coding sequence ATGCGCGCTGCTTACCGTGAACAGTTGGATAATTTTTCCCATGATCTCATCATCATGAGCACAACCGTCCATAAGCTCATGGCCCTCGCCTCCCAGGCGTTGATCAAGGCCTCCCTGCAACCGGCTGAGGAGGCTGTGTCGCTGCGCGATGAACTGGATGAGGTGCGCTCGCGCTGCGAAGACCGCGCGGTCTCCCTACTAGCCTTGGAGAACCCAATGGCCAAGGATCTCCGCCAGGTCATTTCTTCCATCTATATTGTTGAAGACTTTTATCGCATGGGCCGCCTGTCCCAGCACATTGCCACGAGTGCCCGCCGCCGCCACCCCGAGCCAGTGGTACCAGCAGACATCATGGGTTACTTCGAGGAATATGCGCGCCTTGTTCTCGATATGTCCGCAGGGCTCAAGGACATCCTCATCACCCGCGATCCGGAGCTAGCGCTTCGGTTGACCGAAGATGATGATGCCGTTGATGACATCAATCAACATTTGATGCGCATGCTGACCCAGCGGGAGTGGAAGGGAACGGTACGCCAGGCTGTCGAGACCTCGCAGCTATCGCGCTATTACGAGCGTTTCGCCGATCATTGCGCCGCCGCTGCCGGCCGCATCATCTATCTCGCAACGGGCTTGGACCCGGACCGCTATATGCGCAAGCGCGATCAGGAACAACGCGAAGCCGAGCTGGAAGCCCGGATGGCGGAGTTAGAGCGCCAGTTCCACAACTAG
- a CDS encoding metal-sensitive transcriptional regulator, producing the protein MPDQRDTCSCHEPGMHGYNSDDEQKARYLARLKRIEGQTRGIHRMIAEDQYCIDIITQISAVTSALENVSLALLEDHIEHCVAGAAAEDGQVASEKLEEAMRAIRKLVKS; encoded by the coding sequence ATGCCTGACCAGCGAGATACCTGCTCCTGTCACGAGCCGGGTATGCACGGCTATAACTCGGATGATGAGCAAAAAGCGAGATACTTAGCGCGTCTCAAACGCATCGAGGGACAAACCCGAGGCATCCATCGCATGATCGCAGAGGACCAATACTGCATCGACATCATCACGCAGATCTCGGCGGTGACCTCAGCGCTCGAGAACGTCTCCTTGGCGCTACTGGAGGACCACATAGAGCACTGCGTGGCCGGAGCCGCCGCCGAGGATGGGCAAGTAGCCTCAGAGAAGCTAGAGGAGGCTATGCGGGCCATTCGGAAGCTCGTTAAGAGCTAG
- the pstS gene encoding phosphate ABC transporter substrate-binding protein PstS, with the protein MIRNFKRTAAIFGIVAATSTALVACSESNDSGSAEGGSEGSDVSGELVGDGASSQQNAMSYFQTAFSEDHPNASLSYNASGSGAGVEAFTNGQADFAGSDSALKEDDGEVEAAAERCGGNEAWHLPTTIGPVAIAYNLEGTEINLSTETLAKIFKGDITKWNDEAIAADNEGTDLPDEDITVIFRSDESGTSANFQKFLKAATGDWDTEGKQFPDAVGEGANGSAGVADQVANIKGAITYVESGFADQKEADGVQKAKIDFGHGPVELNTESVNVALENLEFKETESEHNMVVDSDALFASDDEGAYPLILTTYNIVCSAGYDEETSALVKAFFNTVLDHQDDQLASQGFIPVEGAHLDKLKAAVDALQ; encoded by the coding sequence GTGATCCGCAACTTCAAGCGCACTGCCGCTATCTTCGGCATCGTCGCCGCCACCTCCACCGCTCTCGTCGCTTGCTCCGAGTCCAACGACTCCGGCTCCGCTGAAGGCGGCTCCGAGGGTTCTGACGTCTCCGGCGAGCTCGTCGGTGACGGCGCGTCCTCCCAGCAGAACGCAATGTCTTACTTCCAGACTGCCTTCTCTGAGGATCACCCGAACGCTTCCCTGTCCTACAACGCTTCTGGTTCCGGCGCTGGTGTTGAGGCCTTCACCAACGGCCAGGCTGACTTCGCTGGTTCCGACTCTGCTCTGAAGGAAGACGATGGCGAGGTTGAGGCTGCCGCTGAGCGCTGTGGCGGCAACGAGGCATGGCACCTGCCGACCACCATCGGTCCGGTTGCTATCGCGTACAACCTCGAGGGCACTGAGATCAACCTGTCCACCGAGACCCTGGCTAAGATCTTCAAGGGTGACATCACCAAGTGGAACGATGAGGCAATCGCTGCTGACAACGAAGGCACCGACCTGCCGGACGAGGACATCACCGTTATCTTCCGCTCCGATGAGTCTGGTACCTCCGCTAACTTCCAGAAGTTCCTGAAGGCCGCTACCGGCGATTGGGACACCGAGGGCAAGCAGTTCCCGGATGCAGTTGGTGAGGGCGCCAACGGCTCCGCTGGTGTTGCTGACCAGGTTGCCAACATCAAGGGTGCTATCACCTACGTTGAGTCCGGCTTCGCCGACCAGAAGGAAGCAGACGGCGTTCAGAAGGCAAAGATCGACTTCGGCCACGGCCCGGTTGAGCTGAACACCGAGTCCGTCAACGTTGCTCTGGAGAACCTGGAGTTCAAGGAGACCGAGTCCGAGCACAACATGGTTGTTGACTCCGACGCTCTGTTCGCTTCCGACGATGAGGGTGCATACCCGCTCATCCTGACCACCTACAACATCGTGTGCTCCGCTGGTTACGATGAGGAGACCTCCGCTCTGGTCAAGGCCTTCTTCAACACCGTCCTGGATCACCAGGATGACCAGCTCGCTTCCCAGGGCTTCATCCCGGTTGAGGGTGCACACCTGGACAAGCTGAAGGCTGCTGTCGACGCTCTGCAGTAA
- the dusB gene encoding tRNA dihydrouridine synthase DusB: MTLAIGKIQLNSPVVLAPMAGVTNVAFRVLCREQEIEKTGTVSGLYVCEMVTARALVERNPKTLHMTTFDPQEQPRSLQLYTVDPEYTYKAAKMIVDENLADHIDMNFGCPVPKVTRRGGGSALPYKRRLFGNIVAAAVKATEGTDIPVTVKMRVGIDEEHKTHLDAGRIAVAEGAAAVALHGRTAAQRYSGHADWGEIARLKEHLADTGIPVLGNGDIFKATDAHDMMKQTGCDGVVVGRGCLGRPWLFAELSAHLRGEPVPEEPTLGEVTRIMIRHAELLAQHEGEAQASRDIRKHIGWYLRGFPVGGQVRAGLSRVNSLNDLRELLAPWADSPALADDADGARGRQGSPAKVVLPEGWLDDPEDATVPEGAEIMHSGG, translated from the coding sequence GTGACTCTTGCAATCGGAAAAATCCAGCTCAACTCCCCCGTTGTCCTCGCCCCCATGGCTGGCGTGACCAACGTGGCTTTTCGCGTGCTGTGCCGCGAGCAAGAGATTGAAAAGACCGGGACTGTCTCCGGCCTTTATGTCTGTGAGATGGTCACCGCGCGCGCCCTAGTCGAGCGCAACCCCAAGACCCTCCACATGACCACCTTCGATCCCCAGGAGCAGCCACGCTCGCTGCAGCTGTACACCGTCGATCCGGAGTACACCTACAAGGCCGCAAAGATGATCGTGGATGAGAACTTGGCGGACCACATCGATATGAACTTTGGCTGCCCAGTACCCAAGGTCACGCGCCGCGGCGGGGGTTCTGCCCTCCCTTATAAACGCCGCCTGTTTGGCAACATCGTCGCCGCCGCGGTCAAGGCAACCGAGGGCACGGACATTCCAGTCACGGTGAAGATGCGCGTCGGCATCGACGAGGAGCACAAGACACACCTCGATGCCGGCCGCATCGCCGTGGCGGAAGGGGCCGCGGCAGTTGCTCTGCACGGGCGCACTGCCGCCCAGCGCTACTCCGGTCACGCCGACTGGGGCGAGATCGCCCGTTTGAAGGAGCACTTGGCAGACACGGGAATCCCGGTCTTGGGCAACGGCGATATCTTCAAGGCAACCGATGCGCACGACATGATGAAGCAAACGGGATGTGACGGCGTCGTGGTGGGCCGCGGCTGTTTGGGCCGGCCTTGGCTGTTTGCGGAGCTCTCCGCTCACCTGCGGGGTGAGCCAGTACCCGAAGAGCCCACGCTAGGCGAAGTCACGCGCATCATGATCCGCCATGCGGAGCTTCTGGCCCAACATGAGGGCGAGGCGCAAGCCAGCCGCGATATTCGCAAGCACATTGGCTGGTACCTGCGTGGTTTTCCCGTGGGCGGCCAGGTGCGCGCTGGCCTGTCCCGTGTCAACTCCCTCAACGACCTCCGGGAGCTGCTGGCGCCGTGGGCGGACTCGCCTGCGCTTGCCGACGACGCCGATGGCGCCCGCGGCCGCCAGGGCTCACCCGCCAAGGTAGTCCTTCCCGAGGGCTGGCTCGATGATCCGGAAGACGCCACCGTGCCAGAAGGTGCGGAAATTATGCACTCCGGCGGTTAA
- the pstC gene encoding phosphate ABC transporter permease subunit PstC: MADNNLTTAPEQTELSVPAAERLSTGGSEELATATSSSGVKRPGDRIFEFLSSASATLITVMIAAIAGFLLWRAVPALGVNDGGILGFFTYGGRWETSDTSAMKFGIPTMFGTTVLISVFALLLAMPVALAIAIFLSNYAPARLVKPLGFLVDMLAAVPSIVYGLWGWQVLGPALSGFYSWLESWAGGFFLFTVFDNSPSFATGRNLFTGGIVLAVMILPIIAATAREVFVQTPPGQIESALALGATRWEVIRMTVLPFGMSGYIAGSMLGLGRALGETMALYMVVSPLVDFRFSLFDGGTTFAMAIALASAEFGNEMRAGAYIAAGLMLFLLTFVVNAIARAIVKKK, translated from the coding sequence ATGGCAGACAATAATCTCACCACGGCGCCAGAGCAGACGGAACTTTCAGTCCCCGCTGCTGAGCGGCTCTCTACCGGCGGATCCGAAGAACTTGCCACCGCAACCTCCAGTAGTGGAGTTAAGCGACCGGGCGACCGAATCTTCGAATTCCTTTCTTCTGCTTCGGCTACTTTGATTACCGTCATGATTGCTGCCATCGCAGGCTTCCTGCTGTGGCGTGCTGTGCCTGCCTTGGGCGTCAACGACGGTGGCATCTTGGGCTTCTTCACCTACGGTGGCCGCTGGGAGACCAGCGATACTTCCGCGATGAAGTTCGGTATCCCGACCATGTTTGGCACCACGGTGCTGATCTCCGTCTTCGCTCTGCTGCTGGCTATGCCGGTTGCACTGGCGATTGCCATCTTCCTGTCCAACTACGCTCCCGCACGTCTGGTCAAGCCGCTGGGCTTCCTCGTGGACATGCTCGCTGCTGTCCCGTCCATTGTTTATGGTCTGTGGGGCTGGCAGGTGCTTGGCCCGGCTCTCTCCGGCTTCTATTCGTGGCTGGAGTCTTGGGCCGGAGGGTTCTTCCTTTTCACTGTCTTTGACAATTCGCCGTCGTTTGCTACCGGCCGTAACCTTTTTACCGGTGGCATCGTGCTGGCCGTCATGATTCTCCCGATTATCGCCGCCACGGCGCGTGAGGTCTTCGTACAGACCCCTCCTGGTCAAATTGAGTCCGCTTTGGCACTGGGCGCCACCCGTTGGGAAGTTATCCGCATGACGGTGCTGCCCTTCGGCATGTCCGGCTACATCGCTGGTTCCATGCTTGGTCTGGGGCGTGCACTGGGTGAGACCATGGCTCTGTACATGGTTGTCTCTCCGCTGGTGGACTTCCGCTTCTCGCTCTTCGACGGCGGAACGACCTTCGCCATGGCCATCGCCCTGGCATCCGCAGAGTTCGGTAATGAGATGCGCGCTGGTGCCTATATCGCCGCCGGCCTCATGCTGTTCTTGCTGACCTTCGTGGTCAATGCCATTGCCCGCGCCATTGTGAAGAAGAAGTAG
- the pstA gene encoding phosphate ABC transporter permease PstA yields MTTTANAKPASAGATFLDISSSRKATNTIATVVVWAAMILAMVPLVWVLWELFARGSGIIFSADWWTTSQRGVMNSVAGGGAAHAIIGTFVQTILASIISIPIGIFTAIYLVEYSKGGWLARTTTFMVDILSGVPSIVAALFIFAMWITLFGFGRSGFAVALSLVLLMIPIVVRNTEEMLRVVPMDLREASYALGVPKWKTIARIVLPTALSGIVTGIMLAIARVMGESSPVLVLVGSSSIINWDAFKGSQSSLPLMMLDMYKAGAQPAVLDKLWGAALTLVILIAILNIAARVISAKFSVKK; encoded by the coding sequence ATGACTACTACTGCAAACGCGAAACCTGCCTCCGCAGGCGCTACCTTCCTGGACATTTCCAGCTCCCGAAAGGCCACGAACACCATCGCCACCGTCGTGGTGTGGGCGGCCATGATCCTCGCCATGGTCCCGCTGGTATGGGTTCTGTGGGAGCTTTTCGCCCGCGGCAGCGGCATCATCTTCAGCGCCGATTGGTGGACCACGTCCCAGCGCGGCGTCATGAATAGTGTTGCAGGCGGAGGTGCTGCTCACGCCATCATTGGTACCTTCGTCCAGACCATTCTGGCCTCCATCATCTCCATCCCGATTGGTATCTTCACCGCTATCTACCTGGTGGAGTATTCCAAGGGTGGCTGGCTCGCCCGCACCACCACTTTCATGGTGGACATCCTGTCCGGTGTGCCGTCCATCGTTGCCGCGCTGTTTATTTTCGCTATGTGGATTACGCTCTTCGGCTTTGGCCGCTCCGGCTTCGCCGTGGCGCTTTCCTTGGTGCTGCTGATGATTCCTATTGTGGTCCGTAACACCGAAGAGATGCTCCGCGTGGTTCCCATGGACCTTCGTGAGGCCTCTTATGCACTGGGCGTTCCTAAGTGGAAGACCATCGCTCGCATCGTCCTGCCGACCGCACTGTCCGGCATCGTTACCGGTATCATGCTCGCGATTGCGCGCGTGATGGGTGAGTCTTCTCCGGTGCTGGTCCTTGTTGGTTCCTCCTCCATCATCAACTGGGACGCGTTCAAGGGCTCGCAGTCCTCGCTGCCGCTGATGATGCTGGACATGTACAAGGCCGGCGCACAACCGGCTGTCCTGGATAAGCTCTGGGGAGCAGCGCTGACGCTGGTTATCCTCATCGCCATCCTCAACATCGCGGCCCGTGTCATTTCCGCGAAGTTCTCGGTCAAGAAATAG
- the mshD gene encoding mycothiol synthase, with amino-acid sequence MNIETNTVPQNLDLAQRVEELAAAAETHDGVAPLSEQFLIGLRDDRLGHRHLLAIEGDEVLGVAALDGQTVELFVGVDNRGRGIGKALVDALPASPQIWAHGNLPAAQALAKRNEMDVVRRLLVMAIEGRDLRAAEEAPTTVDGLEIQTYTESVERFGREHVEAEWVRTNNEAFSWHPEQGGWDLERLHRGMEAEWFDPADVLFLWDSHGGAHSAPTMAGFHWLKWHAEDTPAFGEVYVVGLAEDYRGRGLGGPLLTAGLQRMVEKGADKVILYVEADNDPAVKAYERLGFSIAEEHCVWAKSD; translated from the coding sequence ATGAATATAGAGACCAATACTGTGCCGCAGAATCTAGATCTCGCGCAGCGCGTGGAAGAACTTGCTGCAGCGGCGGAAACACACGATGGCGTTGCGCCTCTCTCAGAGCAGTTTCTTATCGGGCTGCGGGATGACCGCCTGGGCCACCGCCATCTCCTCGCCATCGAGGGCGACGAGGTGCTCGGTGTGGCTGCCCTCGACGGGCAGACCGTGGAGCTCTTTGTCGGTGTGGACAACCGTGGGCGAGGGATAGGGAAGGCGCTTGTCGACGCCCTCCCGGCATCCCCCCAGATCTGGGCACATGGCAACCTCCCGGCCGCCCAGGCGCTGGCGAAGCGTAATGAGATGGACGTCGTCAGGCGCCTGCTCGTCATGGCTATTGAGGGCCGGGACCTACGTGCAGCGGAAGAGGCGCCCACAACGGTTGACGGGCTAGAGATTCAGACCTACACCGAGTCGGTGGAGCGCTTCGGACGTGAGCACGTCGAGGCGGAATGGGTACGCACCAACAACGAGGCCTTCTCCTGGCATCCGGAGCAAGGAGGCTGGGACTTGGAGCGCCTACACCGCGGGATGGAAGCTGAATGGTTCGATCCTGCCGACGTGCTATTCCTGTGGGATTCGCACGGTGGTGCGCACAGCGCCCCAACCATGGCCGGTTTTCACTGGCTGAAATGGCATGCGGAGGACACCCCAGCCTTCGGCGAGGTCTATGTTGTGGGGCTGGCTGAGGACTACCGCGGGCGTGGGCTCGGTGGGCCACTGCTCACTGCAGGGCTGCAGCGCATGGTGGAAAAAGGCGCGGACAAGGTCATTTTATACGTCGAGGCGGACAATGATCCTGCAGTAAAGGCCTATGAGCGTTTGGGTTTCTCCATTGCAGAGGAACACTGCGTCTGGGCGAAAAGTGACTAG
- the pstB gene encoding phosphate ABC transporter ATP-binding protein PstB: MSKLALNDVNIYYGDFHAVQNVNMQIPAKAVTAFIGPSGCGKSTVLRTLNRMHEVIPGAYVKGEVLLDGQDIYGSKVDPVSVRNTIGMVFQKANPFPTMSIEDNVVAGLRLSGEKNKKKLKEVAEKSLRGANLWDEVKDRLDKPGGGLSGGQQQRLCIARAIAVEPEVLLMDEPCSALDPISTLAVEDLIHELKENFTIVIVTHNMQQAARVSDKTGFFSLEATGRPGHLVEFDDTTKIFENPSKKDTEDYISGRFG; this comes from the coding sequence ATGTCTAAGCTCGCGCTCAATGACGTGAACATCTACTACGGCGACTTCCACGCCGTGCAGAACGTCAACATGCAAATTCCCGCCAAGGCTGTTACCGCCTTCATCGGCCCTTCCGGCTGCGGTAAGTCCACCGTTCTGCGCACACTGAACCGTATGCACGAGGTTATCCCCGGCGCCTATGTCAAAGGAGAGGTCCTCCTGGACGGCCAGGACATCTACGGCTCCAAGGTTGACCCAGTATCGGTTCGCAACACCATCGGCATGGTCTTCCAGAAGGCTAACCCGTTCCCCACGATGTCCATCGAGGACAATGTGGTTGCCGGCCTTCGGCTTTCCGGTGAGAAGAACAAGAAGAAGCTGAAGGAAGTCGCCGAAAAGTCTTTGCGCGGCGCCAACCTCTGGGACGAGGTTAAGGACCGCCTGGATAAGCCGGGCGGCGGCCTGTCCGGTGGTCAGCAGCAGCGTCTGTGCATCGCCCGTGCGATTGCCGTGGAACCGGAAGTCCTCCTCATGGACGAGCCGTGCTCAGCACTTGACCCGATTTCCACCCTGGCTGTTGAGGACCTCATCCACGAGCTGAAGGAAAACTTCACCATCGTTATCGTGACCCACAACATGCAGCAGGCAGCCCGTGTGTCCGATAAGACCGGTTTCTTCTCTCTGGAGGCCACCGGCAGGCCGGGCCACCTCGTCGAGTTCGATGACACCACCAAGATCTTCGAGAACCCCTCCAAGAAGGACACCGAGGACTATATCTCCGGCCGCTTTGGCTAA
- a CDS encoding acetyl-CoA hydrolase/transferase family protein gives MSERIAYAPFEKLVMSADEAAKFVNHGDRVGISGFTGAGYPKALPTAIAEKAKAAHEAGEEFKIDVFSGASTAPDCDGVLAEANAIRFRSPYNSDPVLRGRFNDGSALYQDIHLSHSGQQVEEGFYGDFQVAIIEAVRIDEKGNIVPSSAVGNNLEYIEAADKIIIEVNEWQSLNLEGMHDIYRIEKLPNRQPIPITKPADRVGTTYIEIPEEKVVAVVKTNAPDRNAPFKAPDEVSEKIAANFIEFLEGEVAAGRLEYDKFIMQSGVGNVPNAVMAGLLDSKFENIQAYTEVIQDGMLDLIDAGKMTVASATSFALSPEYADKMNAEAERYAKHIILRPQQVSNHPEVIRRVGLISSNGMIEGDIYGNINSTNVSGSRIMNGTGGSGDFTRNAYISTFVSPSVAKDGAISAIVPFVSHTDHTEHDTMVIITEYGVADLRGLAPKERVEKIIAVAHPDYRPLLEEYFERAKANKFQHTPHDLKTAFDFQVNFMEKGDMRG, from the coding sequence ATGTCTGAGAGAATTGCATACGCGCCGTTTGAGAAGCTCGTGATGAGCGCTGACGAGGCCGCAAAGTTCGTCAACCACGGTGATCGTGTGGGAATCTCCGGATTTACCGGTGCTGGCTACCCCAAGGCCCTGCCGACCGCTATCGCGGAAAAGGCAAAGGCAGCCCACGAGGCAGGGGAGGAATTCAAGATCGACGTCTTCTCCGGTGCCTCTACCGCCCCGGACTGCGACGGCGTCCTGGCTGAGGCAAACGCCATTCGCTTCCGCTCCCCGTACAACTCTGATCCGGTACTGCGCGGCCGTTTCAACGACGGCTCCGCTCTCTACCAGGATATTCACCTCTCGCACTCTGGCCAGCAGGTCGAGGAAGGTTTCTACGGTGACTTCCAGGTAGCCATTATTGAGGCCGTGCGCATTGATGAGAAGGGAAATATCGTTCCTTCTTCCGCCGTAGGCAACAACCTCGAGTACATCGAGGCTGCTGACAAGATCATCATTGAGGTCAATGAGTGGCAGTCCCTCAACCTCGAGGGCATGCACGATATCTACCGCATTGAGAAGCTGCCGAACCGTCAGCCGATCCCGATTACCAAGCCGGCTGACCGCGTTGGCACCACCTACATCGAGATCCCGGAAGAGAAGGTCGTGGCTGTGGTCAAGACCAACGCTCCGGACCGCAACGCACCGTTCAAGGCTCCGGATGAGGTCTCCGAGAAGATTGCTGCGAACTTCATTGAGTTCCTTGAAGGTGAGGTTGCTGCTGGCCGCCTGGAGTATGACAAGTTCATCATGCAGTCCGGTGTGGGTAACGTCCCGAACGCTGTGATGGCCGGCCTGCTGGACTCCAAGTTCGAAAACATTCAGGCCTACACCGAGGTTATCCAGGACGGCATGCTCGATCTGATCGACGCCGGCAAGATGACCGTCGCCTCTGCTACCTCCTTCGCTCTGTCCCCGGAGTACGCGGACAAGATGAACGCTGAGGCTGAGCGCTACGCCAAGCACATCATCCTGCGCCCGCAGCAGGTGTCCAACCACCCGGAGGTTATCCGCCGCGTGGGCCTGATCTCCTCCAACGGCATGATTGAGGGTGACATCTACGGCAACATTAACTCCACCAACGTCTCCGGCTCCCGCATCATGAACGGTACCGGCGGCTCCGGTGACTTCACCCGTAACGCGTATATCTCCACCTTCGTCTCCCCGTCGGTAGCGAAGGATGGCGCCATCTCCGCTATCGTGCCTTTCGTGTCTCACACCGACCACACTGAGCACGACACCATGGTCATCATCACCGAGTACGGTGTCGCCGACCTGCGCGGCCTGGCTCCGAAGGAGCGCGTGGAGAAGATCATCGCCGTGGCTCACCCGGACTACCGTCCGCTGCTGGAGGAGTACTTCGAGCGCGCCAAGGCTAACAAGTTCCAGCACACCCCGCACGATCTGAAGACCGCCTTTGACTTCCAGGTGAACTTCATGGAGAAGGGTGACATGCGCGGCTAA